The DNA segment GTCGCCGTCGGCGCGACCTACCCGGACGACGTGGCCGCGCTCTTCGTGGAGTTCCTGGCGGCCGACGGGGTGGAGGTGACCGGGGTGACCAGCGCCGGGATCATCACGGCGGCGGAGGTCGGCACCTGGGGCGAGGCCGAGCTGTTCGCCCTCGCCCGCGCGGCCGACCACCCGGACGCCCAGGCCCTCCTGCTCCCCGACACCGCCCTGCACACGGCCGCCCACATCCCGGCCCTCGAGAAGGAGCTCGGCAAGCCGGTCCTCACCGCCAACCAGGTCACCGTCTGGGAGGCCCTGCGTCTGGCGGACCGCCGGGTGAACGCCCCGAGCCTGGGCGCCCTGTTCACGCGGGAGCCGATCGTGCAGGCGTGAG comes from the Streptomyces sp. KMM 9044 genome and includes:
- a CDS encoding maleate cis-trans isomerase family protein — encoded protein: MTALGFLYPGHSAEDDYPRIEQLLGSDVRVDLAHTDIGEDAHRADALLEMGAADRLAAGVQELRLTGADAVVWACTSGSFVRGWDGAHEQVRALARTAGMPASSTSFAFVHAAREIGVRRVAVGATYPDDVAALFVEFLAADGVEVTGVTSAGIITAAEVGTWGEAELFALARAADHPDAQALLLPDTALHTAAHIPALEKELGKPVLTANQVTVWEALRLADRRVNAPSLGALFTREPIVQA